The following are encoded in a window of Rhizobium sp. 11515TR genomic DNA:
- a CDS encoding MarR family winged helix-turn-helix transcriptional regulator — MVRRLDEALSQADYEALATLRYTLRKFMDFSTSAAQDAGLPPQQHQALLAIKGNGTAEAMTIGMLAEKLLIAPHTATELVGRLIEGGYVTRHPDPTDKRRQTLQLTEKSEEVLQMLSSIHLVEIREMAPRLIEILTQLQAGVRND, encoded by the coding sequence ATGGTGCGACGTTTGGATGAAGCTCTTTCGCAGGCTGACTATGAGGCGCTGGCGACGCTGCGTTACACCCTGCGTAAGTTCATGGATTTCAGCACGTCGGCCGCGCAGGACGCGGGCCTGCCGCCGCAACAGCATCAGGCGCTGCTGGCGATCAAGGGCAATGGAACGGCCGAGGCGATGACGATCGGCATGCTCGCGGAAAAGCTGCTGATCGCACCGCATACGGCGACGGAACTTGTGGGGCGCCTGATCGAGGGCGGCTATGTCACCCGTCATCCCGATCCAACGGACAAGCGTCGGCAGACGCTGCAATTGACGGAAAAGTCCGAAGAGGTTCTCCAAATGCTCAGTTCAATCCATCTGGTCGAAATCCGTGAGATGGCGCCGCGGCTGATCGAGATCCTCACGCAGCTTCAGGCCGGCGTTCGCAACGACTGA
- a CDS encoding 5-formyltetrahydrofolate cyclo-ligase: MSPKELKARYRNECLAARDAIPADERIEKGLAMLAHGGDVIDIEPGTVVSGFLPIRSEVDIRPLMARLRERGARLCVPVILDRNTIVFRELVAGAPLVPVGFGTFGPGPEAAELDPDVMLVPLSAFDRTGHRIGYGAGHYDRAIERLHQKGLNPRLIGIAFDCQEVPSVPAEPHDVRLDAILTESGLNFVSEVIG, from the coding sequence ATGAGCCCCAAAGAGCTGAAAGCCCGATACCGTAACGAATGTCTGGCGGCACGCGATGCCATTCCGGCCGATGAGCGCATCGAAAAAGGCCTTGCCATGCTTGCCCATGGCGGCGATGTCATCGATATCGAACCGGGGACGGTCGTCTCCGGCTTTCTGCCAATCCGCTCCGAAGTGGATATAAGACCGCTGATGGCGCGGTTGCGGGAGCGCGGGGCGCGGCTTTGTGTGCCTGTCATTCTTGATCGCAACACCATCGTCTTTCGCGAGCTTGTCGCAGGCGCTCCCTTGGTTCCGGTCGGATTCGGAACCTTCGGGCCGGGGCCTGAAGCGGCTGAGCTAGACCCCGACGTCATGCTGGTGCCGCTTTCCGCTTTCGATAGGACCGGTCATCGCATCGGCTACGGAGCGGGCCACTACGACCGCGCAATCGAGCGTTTGCATCAAAAAGGCCTGAATCCGCGGCTGATCGGCATTGCATTCGATTGCCAAGAAGTGCCATCAGTACCCGCTGAGCCGCATGATGTCCGTCTTGACGCGATTTTGACCGAGAGCGGACTCAATTTCGTTTCGGAAGTGATTGGATAG
- a CDS encoding cell division protein ZapA, protein MAQVTVTIDGKAYRMACEEGQEDHLTDLANRFDRYVLHLKSQFGEIGDLRLTVMAGIMIMDEVSELTRRVSSLEAELETLTSTRDTTVAANARAEETLASVIDEVTTRIHGITEKLLERPGVEQA, encoded by the coding sequence ATGGCACAAGTAACGGTAACGATCGACGGCAAAGCCTACCGGATGGCCTGCGAAGAGGGGCAGGAAGACCATCTGACGGATCTTGCCAATCGCTTCGATCGTTATGTCCTGCATTTGAAAAGCCAGTTCGGCGAAATCGGCGATCTCAGGCTGACTGTCATGGCCGGGATCATGATCATGGATGAGGTGAGCGAATTGACCCGGCGCGTGTCTTCGCTGGAGGCCGAGCTGGAAACCCTGACCAGCACCCGTGATACGACAGTGGCAGCCAATGCGAGGGCCGAGGAGACGCTGGCGAGCGTCATCGACGAGGTGACGACGCGCATTCACGGCATCACCGAGAAGCTTTTAGAGCGTCCGGGTGTCGAGCAGGCTTGA
- a CDS encoding DUF4164 domain-containing protein, whose product MTPSGKTVDAALAQLRQALSTLESAVDGRFERERAQSDIEGEVRRVHADRSRLAQELDQAEFRANRLEEVNREVSRRLVTAMETIRAVLDR is encoded by the coding sequence ATGACACCTTCAGGCAAAACGGTGGACGCGGCGCTCGCCCAATTGCGCCAGGCGCTTTCGACTTTGGAGAGCGCGGTTGACGGACGGTTCGAGCGGGAACGGGCGCAGAGCGATATAGAAGGCGAGGTCCGTAGGGTTCACGCCGATCGATCCCGCCTTGCCCAGGAACTGGACCAGGCCGAGTTCCGCGCGAACCGGCTGGAAGAGGTCAATCGGGAAGTGTCGCGCCGGCTCGTGACGGCGATGGAAACCATAAGAGCCGTGCTGGACCGCTGA
- a CDS encoding TIGR00282 family metallophosphoesterase, with translation MRLLFLGDMVGKTGRTAVWERLPGLVSDLKLDFVIVNGENAAGGFGITEDIFLETINAGADVVTTGNHVWDQKEAVVFCERHDQFLRPANYPAGTPGRGSGLYYARNGARVLVANIMGRVFMHPELDDPFKSAEAILDACPLKEQADAIVFDFHAEATSEKQCFGHFVDGRASFVVGTHTHVPTADAQILNGGTAYMSDAGMCGDYDSSLGMEKEEPLNRFISKMPKGRFEAASGPATICGVGVEISDATGLAEKIAPLRLGPRLAETIPDFWR, from the coding sequence ATGCGGCTGCTTTTTCTGGGAGATATGGTCGGCAAGACGGGGCGGACCGCAGTGTGGGAACGCCTGCCCGGCCTCGTATCCGACCTGAAGCTCGATTTCGTCATCGTCAATGGCGAAAACGCCGCCGGCGGCTTCGGTATCACCGAGGATATCTTCCTGGAAACGATCAATGCCGGCGCCGATGTCGTGACGACGGGCAACCATGTATGGGACCAGAAGGAAGCTGTCGTTTTCTGCGAGCGCCACGACCAGTTCCTGCGGCCCGCCAACTATCCGGCCGGCACGCCCGGCCGCGGTTCCGGCCTCTATTACGCCCGCAATGGCGCGCGCGTGCTCGTTGCCAACATCATGGGCCGCGTCTTCATGCATCCGGAGCTGGACGATCCCTTCAAGTCGGCTGAGGCCATTCTCGATGCCTGTCCGCTGAAAGAGCAGGCGGATGCGATCGTCTTCGATTTTCATGCGGAAGCGACGAGCGAAAAGCAGTGTTTCGGTCACTTCGTCGATGGCCGCGCGAGCTTCGTTGTGGGCACGCATACGCATGTGCCGACTGCGGACGCACAGATCCTGAATGGGGGCACGGCCTATATGTCGGATGCCGGCATGTGCGGTGATTATGATTCCTCGCTCGGCATGGAAAAGGAAGAGCCGCTGAACCGCTTCATCTCCAAGATGCCGAAGGGGCGTTTCGAAGCGGCTTCGGGGCCGGCCACCATCTGCGGCGTCGGCGTCGAAATCTCCGATGCGACGGGCTTAGCGGAAAAGATCGCGCCGCTTCGGCTTGGTCCGAGGCTTGCCGAGACCATTCCGGACTTCTGGCGCTGA
- a CDS encoding virulence factor, which produces MILKYAMSLAFACVVSMGLLVSGPARAEADDAKYDLGMIPAPHIMRPQGKVSNEVVLISDLAGWGDKEKAVADKLVANGSLVIGIDYPSFLASLNKYDVSQNDGCIYIVSDLESLSQQVQRSFADSTYQLPIIAGVGAGGAMALTIAAQTPDATVAGTLAVDPTAGIGLKQELCTPAEKKTDGDMVSFGLQEGTLPNPILVTFTANAPKDGRDHVEEIQKDHPEVQTTDSDNADTYATLEASLADLMKTIDSSKSPLGLPVDVMETTPTEDTLAIVYSGDGGWRDIDKEVGSYLQDQGIPVVGVDTLHYFWTEKDPQQTANDLGRIIDFYTKRFKVKHVVLVGYSFGADVLPASYNRLPQSEKDKIVQMSLLSLSQKVDYVISVMGWLGASSEGKGGNPLNDLKSINPKMVQCVYGKDDDEDVACPLLKGTGAEVIAMDGGHHFDDDYEALANHIINGLKSRLGE; this is translated from the coding sequence ATGATCTTGAAATACGCAATGTCATTGGCTTTCGCATGCGTGGTGTCGATGGGCCTGCTGGTGTCGGGTCCGGCACGCGCGGAAGCCGACGATGCCAAATACGATCTGGGCATGATCCCGGCTCCGCACATCATGCGCCCGCAGGGCAAGGTTTCGAACGAAGTCGTGCTGATTTCCGATCTCGCCGGCTGGGGCGACAAGGAAAAAGCGGTTGCCGACAAGCTGGTCGCCAACGGTTCGCTGGTGATCGGTATCGACTATCCGTCCTTCCTGGCTTCGCTCAACAAATACGATGTCAGCCAGAATGACGGCTGTATCTATATCGTCTCGGATCTGGAGTCGCTCAGCCAGCAGGTGCAGCGGTCCTTTGCCGACAGCACCTACCAGCTGCCTATCATCGCCGGTGTCGGCGCCGGTGGTGCCATGGCGCTGACGATTGCCGCCCAGACGCCGGATGCGACGGTCGCGGGTACGCTGGCTGTCGATCCGACTGCCGGCATCGGCCTGAAGCAGGAACTCTGCACGCCGGCCGAGAAGAAGACCGATGGCGACATGGTGTCCTTTGGCCTGCAGGAAGGCACCTTGCCGAACCCGATTCTCGTGACGTTCACGGCCAATGCGCCGAAGGACGGACGCGACCACGTCGAGGAGATCCAGAAGGACCATCCCGAAGTCCAAACCACGGATTCGGACAATGCAGACACCTATGCGACGCTCGAGGCATCGCTCGCCGATCTGATGAAGACGATCGACAGCTCGAAGTCGCCGCTTGGGCTGCCCGTCGACGTCATGGAGACGACGCCGACCGAGGATACGCTTGCAATCGTCTATTCGGGCGATGGCGGTTGGCGCGACATCGACAAGGAAGTCGGCAGCTATCTGCAGGACCAGGGTATTCCGGTCGTGGGCGTCGATACCCTGCACTATTTCTGGACCGAGAAGGATCCGCAGCAGACTGCGAACGACCTCGGCCGGATCATCGACTTCTACACCAAGCGCTTCAAGGTCAAGCATGTGGTACTGGTCGGCTATTCCTTTGGCGCCGATGTGCTGCCGGCGAGCTACAATCGCCTGCCACAGTCTGAAAAAGACAAGATCGTGCAGATGTCGCTGCTGTCCCTGTCGCAGAAGGTCGACTACGTGATCTCGGTCATGGGCTGGCTTGGCGCTTCGAGCGAGGGTAAGGGCGGCAATCCCCTCAATGACCTCAAGTCGATCAATCCGAAAATGGTGCAATGCGTCTATGGTAAGGACGACGACGAAGATGTTGCCTGCCCGCTGCTGAAGGGTACCGGCGCGGAAGTCATCGCCATGGATGGCGGTCACCATTTCGACGACGACTATGAGGCGCTGGCGAACCACATCATCAATGGTCTGAAGAGCCGCCTCGGCGAATAA
- a CDS encoding chloride channel protein → MQDIPTSQSHSHDFSGGASRKDNGDFTTDKRVLLLIAMALVVGTGGAFAAWVLINLIALVSNAVWLFKISTEPLSFATVARSPWMVAAPILGGLVIGLMARFGSEKIRGHGIPEAIEAILIGGSRMSPKVAVLKPLSSAISIGSGGPFGAEGPIIMTGGAIGSLFAQLFHLSAAERKTLLVAGAAAGMTAVFGTPIAAVMLAVELLLFEWKPRSFIPVAVAACVSVVWRPLLIGSGALFPAHFEMSLSWWGILLAAGLGIVSGLQSGLLTTLLYKIEDAFEKLPIHWMWWPALGGLVVGLGGLIEPRALGVGYDIIADLLHSRIAVGAVLAILLVKAGIWLVALSSGTSGGVLAPLLILGGALGWLVGLALPGDTGFWAMLGMAAMMGGTMRAPLTGTFFAVELTGDTNSLVPLLAATVASYAVTVLLLKRSILTEKIARRGQHITREYGIDPFELTRARDIMIAEVDTLPASMRVSEALAQMTDRPDAHRFYPVVGENNRLVGMISRADALRWQSEPELMDQSLYDVISDTSLPVAHAEDTVGRVADIMIQADMGRVPVVEPQTGRLVGLIARKDLLRLRSATNRAELERGAYLRSKG, encoded by the coding sequence ATGCAGGACATACCCACCTCACAAAGTCACAGCCATGATTTCTCCGGCGGGGCCTCCCGCAAGGACAATGGCGATTTCACCACGGACAAGCGCGTCCTGTTGCTGATCGCCATGGCGCTCGTCGTCGGCACCGGCGGCGCCTTCGCCGCGTGGGTGCTCATCAATCTCATCGCGCTCGTCAGCAACGCTGTTTGGCTGTTCAAGATCAGCACCGAGCCGCTCTCCTTCGCCACGGTGGCACGCTCGCCATGGATGGTGGCCGCTCCTATCCTGGGCGGCCTCGTCATCGGCCTGATGGCCCGCTTCGGCTCGGAGAAGATCCGCGGCCACGGCATCCCCGAAGCCATCGAGGCGATCCTGATCGGCGGCAGCCGCATGTCGCCGAAGGTGGCGGTGCTGAAGCCCCTGTCATCGGCGATCTCGATCGGCTCCGGCGGCCCGTTCGGCGCGGAAGGTCCGATCATCATGACCGGCGGCGCCATCGGTTCGCTCTTCGCGCAGCTCTTCCATCTGAGCGCCGCCGAGAGAAAGACCCTGCTTGTCGCCGGCGCCGCGGCGGGCATGACCGCGGTCTTCGGCACACCGATCGCGGCCGTCATGCTTGCCGTCGAACTCCTGCTCTTCGAATGGAAGCCGCGCAGCTTCATTCCGGTCGCGGTCGCGGCCTGCGTTTCGGTTGTCTGGCGGCCGCTGCTGATCGGCAGCGGCGCACTCTTCCCCGCGCATTTCGAAATGTCGCTCTCCTGGTGGGGCATTCTGCTCGCCGCCGGCCTCGGCATCGTCTCCGGCCTGCAATCCGGCCTGCTGACGACTTTGCTCTATAAGATCGAGGATGCCTTCGAGAAGCTGCCGATCCACTGGATGTGGTGGCCCGCACTCGGCGGCCTCGTCGTCGGGCTCGGTGGGCTGATCGAGCCACGCGCGCTGGGCGTCGGCTACGACATCATCGCCGATCTCCTGCATAGCCGCATCGCCGTCGGGGCCGTTCTGGCAATCCTACTGGTCAAGGCGGGCATCTGGCTCGTGGCGCTGTCCTCCGGCACCTCGGGCGGCGTCCTGGCGCCGCTGCTCATCCTCGGCGGCGCGCTCGGCTGGCTCGTCGGCCTTGCCCTGCCAGGCGATACCGGCTTCTGGGCGATGCTCGGCATGGCGGCGATGATGGGCGGCACGATGCGTGCTCCGCTGACGGGCACCTTCTTCGCCGTCGAGCTGACGGGTGACACGAATTCGCTGGTGCCACTGCTTGCGGCAACGGTCGCGTCCTATGCCGTCACTGTCCTTCTGCTGAAGCGATCGATTCTGACGGAAAAGATCGCAAGGCGTGGCCAGCACATTACCCGCGAATACGGCATCGACCCGTTCGAGCTGACCCGTGCCCGCGACATCATGATCGCCGAGGTAGACACACTGCCAGCCTCCATGCGCGTGTCGGAAGCGCTGGCGCAGATGACGGATCGGCCGGATGCGCATCGCTTCTATCCCGTCGTCGGGGAGAATAACCGCCTCGTCGGCATGATCTCGCGCGCTGATGCCTTGCGCTGGCAGAGCGAACCGGAACTCATGGATCAATCGCTCTATGACGTGATCTCGGATACGTCTCTTCCGGTTGCCCATGCCGAAGATACGGTGGGACGCGTCGCCGATATCATGATCCAGGCGGATATGGGACGTGTTCCGGTCGTGGAGCCACAGACCGGCCGCCTCGTCGGCCTCATCGCCCGCAAAGACCTGCTGCGGCTGCGCAGTGCGACCAATCGCGCCGAACTCGAGCGCGGCGCTTACCTGCGATCCAAAGGTTAA
- a CDS encoding SDR family oxidoreductase, whose translation MSSQHVAIIGGSSGIGLATAGHLLEKGYRVTITGRDAAKLQAAEQSLDGDIAAVTMDAADFAGLAEAFQALGPVDHLVLALGGGNGAGPFAAMDLADLRKGLEQKTMAHFACAQACLPHLSKQGSITFVSAVSAQAAMPGTAGLGAINAAIAALAPILAVELKPVRVNCVSPGVVDTPWWDFTAEQKEQIFAGFAARTPVGRVGRPEEIAEAIAFLIGNGFTSGHTLICDGGIRLGQ comes from the coding sequence ATGTCGTCTCAACACGTCGCCATTATCGGCGGCTCCTCCGGCATCGGTCTTGCGACCGCCGGCCATCTTCTCGAAAAAGGCTATCGCGTCACCATCACGGGTCGCGATGCCGCCAAGCTCCAGGCAGCTGAGCAGAGCCTCGACGGCGATATTGCCGCCGTGACCATGGATGCTGCCGACTTTGCCGGCCTTGCCGAGGCCTTCCAGGCACTCGGACCGGTCGATCATCTCGTCCTGGCATTGGGCGGCGGCAATGGCGCCGGCCCTTTCGCCGCGATGGACCTCGCCGATCTCAGGAAAGGCCTCGAGCAGAAAACGATGGCGCATTTCGCCTGCGCCCAGGCTTGCCTTCCGCATCTTTCGAAGCAAGGCAGCATCACCTTCGTCTCTGCCGTCTCGGCACAGGCGGCGATGCCTGGAACCGCAGGGCTCGGAGCCATCAATGCCGCCATAGCCGCCCTGGCGCCGATCCTCGCCGTCGAACTCAAGCCGGTCCGGGTAAATTGCGTGTCGCCCGGCGTCGTCGATACTCCCTGGTGGGATTTCACCGCGGAGCAGAAGGAGCAGATCTTTGCGGGCTTTGCAGCCCGCACGCCCGTTGGCCGTGTCGGCCGCCCTGAGGAGATTGCCGAAGCCATCGCCTTCCTGATCGGTAACGGCTTCACCAGCGGTCACACGCTGATCTGCGACGGCGGTATCCGTTTGGGCCAATGA
- a CDS encoding SDR family NAD(P)-dependent oxidoreductase has product MDMSGKTVLITGSTDGVGRRVAERLAAAGATVIVHGRDKTRAEELISRIQDKGGKAAYYLADLSSLEEVRTLADAIERDIDRLDVLISNAGIGTSGGGAGRQVSRDGYELRFAVNYLAGFLLTHRLLPLLKASTPARIVNVSSVGQQAIDFSDVMLTRGYSGVRAYCQSKLAQIMFTFDLAEELAASGVTANCLHPATYMDTTMVRQAGVAPISSVEQGADAILNLAAGAALEGQSGLYYDGLRPSRASAQAYDATARQRLRTLSQSLAGLA; this is encoded by the coding sequence ATGGATATGAGCGGCAAGACGGTCCTGATTACAGGCTCGACGGATGGTGTCGGGCGCCGAGTTGCGGAACGACTGGCAGCAGCAGGTGCGACGGTGATCGTTCATGGTCGCGACAAGACCCGCGCGGAAGAACTGATCTCCCGCATCCAGGACAAAGGCGGCAAAGCGGCCTATTATCTAGCCGACCTTTCCTCGCTGGAAGAGGTCCGCACTCTGGCCGATGCCATCGAGCGCGACATCGATCGCCTCGATGTTCTGATCAGCAATGCCGGCATCGGTACCAGCGGCGGCGGCGCTGGGCGCCAGGTAAGCCGAGACGGATACGAGCTGCGCTTCGCGGTGAATTATCTCGCCGGATTCCTGCTGACGCACCGGCTCCTGCCTTTGTTGAAGGCGAGCACTCCCGCTCGCATCGTCAATGTATCCTCTGTTGGCCAGCAGGCGATCGACTTCTCCGACGTCATGCTGACGCGCGGCTACAGCGGCGTGCGTGCCTATTGCCAGAGCAAGCTGGCGCAGATCATGTTCACCTTCGATCTCGCCGAGGAGCTTGCCGCCTCCGGCGTCACCGCCAACTGCCTGCACCCCGCGACCTATATGGACACGACCATGGTGCGCCAGGCAGGCGTTGCACCCATAAGCTCCGTCGAGCAAGGGGCCGATGCCATCCTCAATCTGGCCGCCGGCGCCGCCCTGGAGGGACAGTCCGGCCTCTATTACGACGGACTGCGCCCATCCCGCGCCTCTGCTCAAGCCTATGACGCAACGGCGCGACAGCGCCTTCGAACACTCAGCCAGAGCCTTGCCGGCCTCGCCTGA
- a CDS encoding helix-turn-helix transcriptional regulator, with product MTINQSQIILEARRREFGAFLRSRREKLTPASVGLPEGFRRRTPGLRREEVALLAGVGTTWYTWLEQGRDVRPSAEVLSALAYALRLDPVERRHLFTLSDRPSVDAPSRGPEEVPDALVRMLASLAGQPAYILGRRWDVLAWNAAAVALFGDYALLQGDARNSVHRVFTDPAHRQLLVDWEIVAANSLAMFRADSARYAGDPDFERLIATLTQASPEFRAWWPRQDVLRPLTGRKRLRHPEVGLMTFEYTALAVMDRADMKLVVYTPLEEDGTSDGLKRLLGRTGAA from the coding sequence ATGACCATCAACCAGAGCCAGATCATCCTCGAAGCCAGGCGTCGCGAGTTCGGCGCCTTTCTGCGCTCGCGTCGGGAGAAGCTGACGCCCGCTAGCGTCGGGCTTCCGGAAGGGTTCCGGCGGCGCACGCCGGGGCTCAGGCGCGAGGAAGTGGCGCTTCTGGCCGGTGTCGGCACCACCTGGTACACATGGCTGGAACAGGGCCGGGACGTCCGCCCTTCCGCAGAGGTTCTATCGGCGCTGGCTTATGCGCTGCGGCTCGATCCGGTCGAGCGGCGGCATCTCTTCACCCTCAGCGATCGGCCGTCTGTTGATGCCCCCTCGCGCGGGCCTGAGGAGGTGCCGGACGCGCTGGTGCGCATGCTTGCGAGCCTTGCCGGCCAACCGGCCTATATTCTCGGCAGGCGTTGGGACGTGCTCGCCTGGAATGCGGCAGCCGTCGCGCTTTTCGGCGATTATGCCTTGTTGCAGGGGGATGCGCGCAACAGCGTCCATCGGGTGTTCACCGATCCTGCGCATCGGCAGCTTCTTGTCGATTGGGAGATCGTGGCGGCGAATTCGCTGGCGATGTTTCGCGCCGACAGTGCCCGTTATGCCGGCGATCCCGATTTCGAACGGCTGATCGCCACCTTGACGCAGGCGAGCCCCGAGTTTCGCGCATGGTGGCCGAGACAGGATGTGTTGCGGCCGCTGACAGGTCGCAAGCGGCTGCGCCATCCGGAGGTCGGTTTGATGACATTCGAATATACCGCGCTTGCCGTCATGGACCGTGCCGACATGAAGCTGGTCGTTTATACACCGCTCGAAGAGGACGGGACGAGCGACGGGCTGAAACGGCTGTTGGGCCGGACCGGCGCAGCCTAA
- a CDS encoding ArsR/SmtB family transcription factor produces the protein MSNESDSDLIFKALAHRRRREILDMLKDAPRTTGMLCEAFTDMDRCTVMQHLKVLEDADLVIARKEGRERWNHLNSLPIKQIHDRWISAYAGHALSILDQLKNDLES, from the coding sequence ATGTCAAACGAATCGGATAGCGACCTCATTTTCAAGGCCCTTGCGCATCGCCGCCGGCGCGAAATCCTGGACATGCTCAAGGACGCGCCACGCACGACAGGCATGCTCTGCGAGGCTTTCACGGATATGGACCGCTGCACGGTGATGCAGCACCTGAAAGTGCTCGAGGATGCAGACCTCGTGATCGCCAGGAAAGAAGGACGCGAGCGCTGGAACCATCTGAACAGCTTGCCTATCAAGCAGATCCATGATCGCTGGATCAGCGCTTATGCCGGCCATGCCCTCTCCATTCTCGATCAGTTGAAGAACGATCTGGAGAGCTAA
- a CDS encoding SRPBCC domain-containing protein: MTLNVRISGRIGRKVDEVFDAVVNPKKLSSYFTTVGGASAPLVAGTTVIWWKNAPVEVNEVEANKRIVFHWEGGTGEDGIRYRTKVEMTFDALDDGGTLVIIEESGWREDEAGRRGTYLNCEGWTQMLCCMKAFVEYGINLREGFFLSEMRGEPAEAPDR; the protein is encoded by the coding sequence ATGACATTGAATGTTCGGATTTCAGGACGGATCGGCCGCAAGGTGGATGAAGTCTTCGATGCTGTCGTCAACCCGAAGAAGCTTTCGAGCTATTTCACCACTGTCGGCGGGGCGAGCGCGCCCCTGGTGGCGGGAACGACCGTCATCTGGTGGAAGAATGCCCCCGTCGAGGTCAACGAAGTGGAGGCCAACAAGCGCATCGTCTTTCACTGGGAGGGCGGCACCGGCGAGGATGGCATCCGCTACAGGACGAAGGTCGAAATGACGTTTGATGCTCTCGACGATGGCGGCACGCTTGTCATCATCGAAGAAAGCGGCTGGCGCGAAGACGAGGCCGGCCGCCGCGGCACCTATCTGAACTGCGAGGGCTGGACGCAGATGCTCTGCTGCATGAAGGCCTTCGTCGAATACGGCATAAATCTGCGCGAAGGCTTCTTCCTGAGCGAAATGCGCGGCGAGCCGGCGGAGGCGCCGGATCGCTGA
- a CDS encoding HAD family hydrolase, giving the protein MSAASSSAFTKTYSGFLFDMDGTIINSIAAAERVWGNWARAQGLDVEKFMPTMHGKRGVDTIGQLNLPGVDPIAEALKITEAEIADVEGVVALPGAVDFLASLPPERWAIVTSSPYRLALARLDAAGIPVPRFMVTAEDVKVGKPDPQGYILGAQRLGLSPSECLVFEDVLAGVKAGEAAGADVVVITATHSHPIETDHTTLQSYENVRAHVDGDGKLSIIRKD; this is encoded by the coding sequence TTGTCCGCTGCATCGTCCTCCGCCTTCACCAAGACCTATTCCGGCTTCCTGTTCGACATGGACGGCACGATCATCAATTCGATTGCTGCTGCAGAGCGTGTCTGGGGCAATTGGGCACGCGCCCAAGGTCTTGATGTCGAGAAGTTCATGCCGACCATGCATGGCAAGCGCGGGGTCGATACGATCGGCCAGTTGAACCTGCCTGGCGTCGATCCGATCGCGGAGGCGCTGAAGATCACCGAAGCCGAGATCGCCGATGTCGAGGGTGTCGTCGCGCTGCCCGGCGCCGTCGATTTCCTCGCGTCTTTGCCGCCGGAGCGCTGGGCGATCGTCACCTCGTCGCCCTATAGGCTGGCGCTGGCGCGGCTGGATGCCGCCGGGATCCCGGTTCCGCGCTTCATGGTCACCGCCGAAGACGTGAAGGTCGGCAAGCCTGATCCGCAGGGCTATATTCTCGGCGCGCAGCGCCTCGGCCTCAGCCCATCGGAGTGCCTGGTGTTTGAAGACGTCTTGGCCGGCGTCAAGGCGGGTGAAGCGGCCGGTGCCGATGTGGTGGTCATCACCGCGACGCATTCGCATCCGATCGAGACCGATCATACGACGCTGCAGAGCTATGAGAATGTTCGTGCGCATGTGGATGGCGACGGAAAATTGTCGATCATCCGCAAGGACTGA